One Clarias gariepinus isolate MV-2021 ecotype Netherlands chromosome 18, CGAR_prim_01v2, whole genome shotgun sequence genomic window carries:
- the LOC128506574 gene encoding CMRF35-like molecule 9 yields the protein MEMVLIFTFCLILVGTDAVTTVTGYRGRSVQIKCPYTSGYEKNNKYLCKGKCPYVGYRDVPVQSGSSAKDSRFSLYDDTTAKVFTVNITDLRPEDEGTYWCGIDQTGRDKFTEILLLVKTDDTYITHITHFTLTHSMSPSVHAENTPSTTGFPTSILIITVSVVLILFALILTVTLQRKKKTRGSETVTQSPRETNEDYENNQNVHPVNGRENVTLSESVYQSLNPATNQSDSVYQGLNLTNNQSDSVYQSLNLTNNQSDSVYQTLTVTSN from the exons ATGGAGATGGTCCTCATCTTCACCTTCTGCCTGATTCTAG TTGGTACTGATGCTGTAACTACAGTAACTGGATACAGAGGACGATCAGTTCAGATTAAATGTCCCTACACATCTGGATATGAAAAGAACAACAAGTATCTCTGCAAAGGTAAATGTCCCTATGTTGGGTATAGAGACGTTCCTGTTCAGTCTGGATCTTCTGCTAAAGACTCCAGATTCTCTCTGTATGACGACACAACAGCCAAAGTCTTCACCGTCAACATCACTGATCTGAGACCAGAGGATGAAGGAACTTACTGGTGTGGGATAGATCAGACAGGGCGTGATAAATTCACAGAGATTCTACTGCTGGTTAAAACAG ATGacacatacatcacacacatcacacactttaCTTTAACACATTCCATGAGTCCATCAGTACATGCTGAGAACACACCCTCAACAACAG gaTTTCCAACATCCATTCTCATCATTACTGTGTCTGTGGTTCTGATTCTCTTTGCTCTTATATTGACTGTCACGctacagagaaagaagaagacTCGAG GCTCTGAAACAGTGACACAATCTCCCAGAGAG acaaatgaagattatgaaaataatcaaaatgttCATCCTGTTAATGGAAgagaaaatgtcactttatcTGAATCTGTCTACCAGAGTCTGAACCCAGccaccaaccaatcagattcagtCTACCAGGGTCTGAACCTAACTAataaccaatcagattcagtCTACCAGAGTCTAAACTTAACTAataaccaatcagattcagtCTACCAGACTTTGACTGTTACTAGCAACTGA